The stretch of DNA GTTTACGGCTTAGAGAAGGAAAAGCAAAATATGCTAAAAACGTACAGGAGGCAAAATGAAGAATTGCTGCGAATGCACAAAAAAGTACAAAGGAATGAGATGCATTTTGAGAAACGAGGCGAAGTCTATCCTTGCAGGAAATGTACAAAGAATTTTGTTACCTCCGAACTACTTAATAATCATGTTCAGAGGAAACACGCAGACTTCtcggaaaatgtggaaaatgatAACCATCTGCTGAGtaatataaaattagaattgGAAATTAAgcaattgaaggaaaaattgaatcatGCTGAAAATGATTTGGCAGAATATCGCAGcaataattctcaaaaaaCCATTTATCACTCCTTCGGAATGCAGACGAATTTCGAGgaggaaaaggaaaaggacgaaacaattgaaattcaatcacATCGTCAAATGCTCCTTGATTCACAATACCAGCTGGCTGATTTATTGAAAGCTCAAATAAGTGCTTTAGATGAATGGAAAGAGTCAGAAAAGAAGCGATATGAAAAAGAAAcggaagaaattaaaagctcCTTTCAGgaagctttcaattttatgtccCAAAAAAGACGAATTGTTCTCAATAAAACTAAATTGGATTTATACTCAATTCCTGCTGAAAATGCAAGACCCGAAAAGCAGACAAATGAACTTAGAGAACAACCTTTAAGTAATGAATGGGAAAAGAAATACAAAGATCtggaaataaattacaaagacAGTTATGAGAAGATGAGCTTCATTCTAAGTAAATTGGATAAGAAGAACAAAGATCAATTGTTACTCATTGAAGAACTTCGGAAAAAACCAGAAACtaggaatttttccattcaagtaaatttaaataaaatccattCATCTAAAGCttctaaaacaaaaattgaggaattccCAAAGGAAGAATTAGTAATTTCTAACCCCGTTAGTGATAAAGTCTTAATTAGAAAAccctcaaaagaaaatatttcaagaaatatAAAACGAACAAGAAATGAAGttttagaaataataaattccaaaatgcacGACGTTGGGCTTAAACCAAACCAATCTTGCATTAAAACggaagattttgaaaaaattaaattaaaaattgatcacaagagaaaagaaaaaatccgaaaattttgtaattttcaaacaacacgtgaaaatattttgcattcattaaattttgatatgcaaaatttcacaaagGATTACACTACTCACGATGAAgaattatcaaataaaatattgcaaaaatattacaatttaaataaattgaactaCGATGTAGGTCTCTTTGATGATACTAACAGTAGTGGTAGAATATTTGATAAGACGGATGGAAGTAGTCAAGAAAGTCGCGAtaaaaaattgacgaaaaataagaaagttaattttgattgcgataaaaatgaagaaaatgatgaaatttctttctatGATAAGTATTTAGAATCTAGGAAAAATATGTATCAAATATCAACTGATACTGATAATGAGTAGCagtaaaaaatctattttgtctttaataaatcttccgaatattaaagtttttgaatttaggtTGAATTTAGCCCCTATT from Lutzomyia longipalpis isolate SR_M1_2022 chromosome 1, ASM2433408v1 encodes:
- the LOC129796789 gene encoding cilium assembly protein DZIP1L, with protein sequence MSNTPHRWNYNFPQIAREYGLNLSGAESGIIDWRFIGTYDVEKLIRENDFERLEAAIPHLSEAPLGTILNTSVLDSGISKYFCLAQLGLQYLSFCKDFLDKAVSSLRRNVYGLEKEKQNMLKTYRRQNEELLRMHKKVQRNEMHFEKRGEVYPCRKCTKNFVTSELLNNHVQRKHADFSENVENDNHLLSNIKLELEIKQLKEKLNHAENDLAEYRSNNSQKTIYHSFGMQTNFEEEKEKDETIEIQSHRQMLLDSQYQLADLLKAQISALDEWKESEKKRYEKETEEIKSSFQEAFNFMSQKRRIVLNKTKLDLYSIPAENARPEKQTNELREQPLSNEWEKKYKDLEINYKDSYEKMSFILSKLDKKNKDQLLLIEELRKKPETRNFSIQVNLNKIHSSKASKTKIEEFPKEELVISNPVSDKVLIRKPSKENISRNIKRTRNEVLEIINSKMHDVGLKPNQSCIKTEDFEKIKLKIDHKRKEKIRKFCNFQTTRENILHSLNFDMQNFTKDYTTHDEELSNKILQKYYNLNKLNYDVGLFDDTNSSGRIFDKTDGSSQESRDKKLTKNKKVNFDCDKNEENDEISFYDKYLESRKNMYQISTDTDNE